DNA sequence from the Pseudoglutamicibacter cumminsii genome:
TGGCATCTCCATGCCAAGCTTGTGGTTGAGCTTGTAGCGACCCACCTTAGCGAGGTCGTAACGCTTCGGGGTGAAGTACAGGTTTTCAAGCAGGTTGCGTGCCGCTTCGACGGTCGGCGGCTCGCCTGGGCGCAGCTTACGGTAGATGTCCAGAAGCGCCTCTTCCTCGGTGTGGACGGTGTCCTTTTCGAGGGTCAGGCGGATCGATTCGTAGTCGCCGAATTCAGAAAGGATCTGAGATTCGGTCCAGCCGAGGGCCTTGAGCAGAACCGTGACGGACTGCTTGCGCTTACGGTCGAGGCGGACTGCGACCTGGTCACGCTTATCGACCTCGAGCTCGAACCATGCACCACGCGATGGGATAACGCGTGCGGAGTAGATGTCCTTGTCGGAGGTCTTATCCGGGGTGCGCTCGAAGTAGGCGCCTGGCGAACGAACCAGCTGGGAGACGACGACGCGCTCGGTTCCGTTGATGATGAACGTTGCGTTGTCGGTCATGAGCGGGAAATCGCCCATGAAGACCGTCTGCTGCTTGATTTCACCGGTCTGGTTGTTCATGAACTCGGCACGAACGTAGAGCGGTGCCGAGTAGGTTGCATCGCGGTCTTTTGCTTCCGCGATGGTGTACTTAGGGTCCGCAAATTCTGGCTCGGAGAAGCTCAGGGACATGGTGCCCTGGAAGTCTTCGATTGGCGAGATCTCTTCGAAGATCTCTGCGAGGCCAGGTACGCGTGGGACACTGTTGTCCCCTGTTTCTTCTGCCTTCGCTACGCGCTGCTGCCAGCGTTCGTTACCGATGAGCCAGTCGAACGATTCGGTCTGCAGTGCAAGCAGATCCGGGACGTCGAGTGGTTCGTCAATCTTCGCGAAGGAGATGCGGCCCGCTGCGGCGGCGGTACGAGCCGAAGTAGCGGTTGAGTTCTGAGAGGTGCTCGAGGCGACCAAAGGTTTTCCTTCCACAGACCGTCATGTTTCCGGGTGCGGCTTGACCTGTGTCGAGCGCGAGCTAACAGTCAACGTTAGGGTTTCGCAGAGACGTTAAAACATCGACCCACCGCTATATGAAGGTCGATGCAACAGGACAGCAAGAGCCGCAACTGTTTATCTTAGCGAATTTTGTCAAGCGTGTCGAATGGCTTTTTGTTCTCGCCTGCGTGGTATTCGCGCTCGCACGTGAGATGCTGGTCACAGTGTTCTGTATGTCATTGACGTGTGATGGAGGTTTTTATGTCGAGCGCTCAACGCCCTAACGGCTGGCAGGGCATGACTGCTTTGAATGGGCGCGATGCGGTGATTATTGGTGCCGCGCGCACGCCTTTCGCTCGTCTTTTGGGTGGTTTGAAGGATTTTTCGGCGGCGGCTTTGGGCGGCCATGCGATCAAAGCCGCGCTCGAGCGAGCCGGTCTTGACGCTCAGAACGTTGAAGCCGTGGTGATGGGTCAAGCGGTTCAGGCAGGTTGTGGCCAGAATCCTGCCCGCCAGGCTGCGCTTCGGGTTCCGGGCCTGCCTGCGTCTGCCCACGCGGAGACCATCAACAAGGTGTGTTTATCCGGTCTTTCTGCCGTGGTTCACGCGGCCCGGCTAGTCCGCTTGGGTGAAGCCGATGTCGTTGTTGCGGGCGGCATGGAGTCGATGACGAACGCACCTCATCTGTTGCCAGGCTCCCGCGGTGGGTGGAAATACGGGGATATCACTGCTATGGACTCTCTGGCGCACGATGGCCTCACGGATGCGGCTGATCAGATTTCGATGGGTTCGTTGACTGACGCAGGCAACGATGCGCTAGGTATTTCGAGGGAGGAGCAAGATGCGTGCGCCGCGGCCTCACATCAAAGGGCGGTCTCTGCGCGCGACAACCTGCAGCGCGAGATCGCAAGCGTTGAGTGGACAGACCGCCGCGGGCGACAGCATGCTGTCACCGCGGACGAGGGCGTCCGCGAAGACACAACCGCAGACACGCTAGCCGCACTCAAACCTGCTTTCTCGAAGGAAGGCACGATCACCGCAGGCAACTCCTCTCCCCTATCCGATGGCGCAGCTGCCGTGGTCGTTGTCTCGCGCGCTTGGGCTGAAGAACACGGGGCAAACATCCTCGTGACGATCGGCTCCGCTGGCCAAGTAGCCGGCCCGGACAACTCGCTTCACGCGCAACCAGCACGTGCGATCGTGGAAGCACTTGAGCGTTCCGGCATGGAATCTAGCGAACTCGACGTCATTGAGATCAACGAAGCCTTCGCGTCAGTCTCGGTTCAGTCCCATAAAGAACTGGGCCTGGCCCCTGATACCGCGAACGCCTGGGGTGGCGCTATCGCACTAGGTCATCCGCTCGGCGCGAGCGGCGCCCGCCTAGTTGTGACAGCGTGCTACCAGCTCGAGGAACGCGGCGGAGGCACCGCGGCCGTCGCGCTGTGTGGTGGCGGCGGCCAGGGCGACGCTCTCTTGCTCCACCGCTAACCATCCCGTCAGCGGAAGCAACGCAGTTAAAAAAGTTTGGCCCGTGCCACCATTCGGTGACACGGGCCAAACTCTATCCACTCTCAACGGCGTACGTTCACACCGCTTCAAGCGAAAGGAAATTACTTGAGGGTGACGGTTGCGCCAGCGCCCTCGAGAGCTTCCTTAGCCTTCTCAGCGTCTTCCTTGGAGACACCCTCGAGAACAGCCTTAGGAGCGCCGTCAACGAGCTCTTTAGCTTCCTTCAGGCCGAGGGAGGTCAGGCCGCGAACTTCCTTAATAACGCCGATCTTCTTGTCGCCAGCGGCTTCGAGGATGACGTCGAATTCGGTCTGCTCTTCAGCGCCGCCTGCGGCACCGCCAGCAGCAGGAGCTGCAGCAACAGCAGCAGCGGTGACCTCGAAGGTCTCCTCGAACTGCTTAACGAACTCGGAGAGTTCGAAGATGGTCATTTCCTTGAACGCGTCAAGGAGCTCTTCGTTGGTGAGCTTCGCCATAGTGGCGTCCTTTCGTCAATGCGGAAGCTGTGCTCCGCGTAAAGCTTGTGTATTTGAAACTGTGGGGCTCAGATGTCCCGCGCCACGGCATCAACCGCGGCCGGTGACTACTCTGCAGCTGGGGCTTCGGCGGTTTCGCCGGCCTCTTCGCGC
Encoded proteins:
- a CDS encoding acetyl-CoA C-acyltransferase encodes the protein MSSAQRPNGWQGMTALNGRDAVIIGAARTPFARLLGGLKDFSAAALGGHAIKAALERAGLDAQNVEAVVMGQAVQAGCGQNPARQAALRVPGLPASAHAETINKVCLSGLSAVVHAARLVRLGEADVVVAGGMESMTNAPHLLPGSRGGWKYGDITAMDSLAHDGLTDAADQISMGSLTDAGNDALGISREEQDACAAASHQRAVSARDNLQREIASVEWTDRRGRQHAVTADEGVREDTTADTLAALKPAFSKEGTITAGNSSPLSDGAAAVVVVSRAWAEEHGANILVTIGSAGQVAGPDNSLHAQPARAIVEALERSGMESSELDVIEINEAFASVSVQSHKELGLAPDTANAWGGAIALGHPLGASGARLVVTACYQLEERGGGTAAVALCGGGGQGDALLLHR
- the rplL gene encoding 50S ribosomal protein L7/L12: MAKLTNEELLDAFKEMTIFELSEFVKQFEETFEVTAAAVAAAPAAGGAAGGAEEQTEFDVILEAAGDKKIGVIKEVRGLTSLGLKEAKELVDGAPKAVLEGVSKEDAEKAKEALEGAGATVTLK